A region from the Wansuia hejianensis genome encodes:
- the xerD gene encoding site-specific tyrosine recombinase XerD, with translation MINAIQDYISYLHNVKRTSHNTEISYERDLKKAAVYFAGQQIGDLTQITATNLNSYMLYLEREHMSPATVSRNIAAIRSFFQYMVREHKIQADPSEQLKPPKVEKKAPSILTVEEVDKLLRQPDGETMKGIRDRAMLELLYATGIRVSELIHLKMGDVNLQMGYITCTERGKDRIIPFGETAKKALEHYLEKARASFLKGKTSEYLFTNCSGTPMSRQGFWKVLKGYAADAGITADITPHTLRHSFATHLIQNGADLKSVQEMLGHSDISTTQMYLNMGIYKIRDVYTKAHPRK, from the coding sequence ATGATAAATGCAATTCAAGATTATATCAGTTATTTACATAACGTGAAGAGAACGTCACACAACACAGAGATTTCTTACGAACGGGATTTGAAAAAGGCGGCGGTATATTTTGCAGGTCAGCAGATTGGAGATTTGACTCAGATAACCGCCACTAATTTGAATTCTTACATGCTGTATCTGGAACGGGAGCATATGTCTCCCGCCACTGTTTCACGCAATATTGCGGCGATTCGGTCATTTTTCCAGTATATGGTCAGAGAACACAAGATACAGGCAGATCCTTCGGAGCAGCTTAAGCCACCGAAGGTTGAGAAGAAAGCGCCGTCGATCCTGACTGTGGAAGAAGTGGACAAGCTTCTGCGGCAGCCGGATGGGGAGACGATGAAAGGAATCCGGGACAGGGCCATGCTGGAGCTTTTGTACGCTACGGGTATACGCGTGAGCGAGCTGATTCACCTGAAAATGGGGGATGTGAATCTGCAGATGGGATATATCACCTGCACAGAGCGGGGAAAGGACCGGATTATACCCTTCGGGGAGACGGCGAAGAAGGCGTTGGAACATTATCTGGAGAAAGCCAGGGCATCCTTTCTGAAGGGAAAAACCAGTGAATATCTCTTTACGAATTGCTCCGGCACGCCCATGAGCCGTCAGGGTTTCTGGAAGGTGTTAAAGGGCTATGCGGCGGACGCGGGAATTACGGCGGATATCACGCCGCACACGCTGCGGCATTCTTTTGCCACACACCTGATCCAAAATGGAGCTGATCTGAAGAGCGTCCAGGAGATGCTTGGGCATTCTGATATTTCTACGACTCAGATGTATCTGAACATGGGGATTTACAAGATCAGGGATGTGTACACCAAGGCACATCCTAGAAAATGA
- a CDS encoding acyl-CoA dehydratase activase — protein sequence MCKYTPVELFAGFQVPCRRLEELTDSFEAAESLGHPNICGYGKALLEAALAPEVDELILVNCCDVVRRIYDILEQNKKMGFLYLLDLPHKNGEAEEGMFQAQLGRLLEAYEQYSGREFQPELAWAALKAAEVSSDGGAQPHLSLQGAHSGAHLRDLVQKHFNIPVCDDTCSGNRQIAAADKKPATAREFMTDYGKALLNQIPCMRMMSIKKRKVLTGGARGIIYHTMKFCDYYSFEYANIKDSREVPLLKIETDGTRQSSGQLSTRLDAFAESLSLSDTERETKRDERYTAGIDSGSASTDVVILDQDKNLVAWSVVPTGAGAAAGAGKALAGALEKAGLTEADLGKIVSTGYGRETIGRGDASVTEITCHARGAHYLNPEARTVIDIGGQDSKVICIDGQGTVQNFVMNDKCAAGTGRFLEMMARTMELTMEEMSALGQKWREDVTISSMCTVFAESEVVSLIARNTPSPDIIHGLNKAVAAKTAALIKRVGGEEVYMMTGGVARNEGIVRVLEEKLGTRIYVSEYAQLCGAIGAALIAME from the coding sequence ATGTGCAAATACACGCCGGTCGAGCTGTTCGCGGGCTTTCAGGTTCCCTGCCGCAGGCTGGAGGAATTAACCGATTCCTTCGAGGCAGCAGAGAGCCTGGGGCATCCGAACATCTGCGGATATGGCAAGGCGCTGCTGGAAGCCGCGCTGGCGCCAGAGGTGGATGAGCTGATTCTGGTGAACTGCTGCGACGTGGTGCGAAGGATTTATGATATTTTGGAACAGAATAAGAAGATGGGCTTTTTATATCTTCTGGATCTGCCCCATAAGAACGGAGAGGCGGAGGAAGGGATGTTTCAGGCGCAGTTGGGCAGGCTGTTAGAGGCATATGAACAGTACAGCGGCCGTGAATTCCAGCCGGAGCTGGCCTGGGCGGCGCTGAAGGCGGCGGAGGTTTCCTCGGATGGAGGCGCACAGCCGCACCTGAGTCTGCAGGGGGCACACAGCGGCGCCCATCTGCGCGATCTGGTGCAAAAGCATTTTAATATACCGGTGTGTGACGATACCTGCAGCGGGAACCGGCAGATCGCCGCTGCGGACAAGAAGCCGGCGACTGCCCGGGAATTCATGACGGATTATGGGAAAGCCCTGTTGAATCAGATACCCTGCATGCGGATGATGAGCATTAAGAAGCGGAAGGTGCTGACAGGCGGGGCCAGAGGGATTATTTATCACACGATGAAGTTTTGTGACTATTACAGTTTTGAATATGCGAATATTAAGGACAGCCGGGAAGTGCCTCTTCTGAAGATAGAGACTGACGGGACCAGGCAGAGCAGCGGGCAGCTGTCTACCCGGCTGGATGCGTTTGCGGAGAGCCTGTCCTTGTCTGATACGGAGCGAGAGACAAAAAGGGACGAAAGATATACGGCGGGGATTGACAGTGGCTCTGCCAGCACGGATGTGGTGATACTGGATCAGGACAAGAATCTGGTGGCCTGGTCCGTGGTCCCCACGGGAGCGGGAGCGGCCGCAGGAGCGGGCAAGGCTCTGGCCGGCGCGCTGGAGAAGGCGGGGCTTACGGAAGCGGATCTCGGAAAAATAGTTTCTACTGGGTATGGCAGAGAGACGATCGGAAGGGGAGATGCATCCGTGACGGAGATTACCTGCCATGCCAGGGGTGCCCACTATCTGAATCCGGAGGCCAGGACAGTCATAGACATCGGGGGCCAGGATTCAAAGGTAATCTGTATAGACGGACAGGGAACTGTGCAGAATTTTGTTATGAACGACAAATGTGCTGCAGGGACCGGACGCTTTCTGGAAATGATGGCCCGGACCATGGAGCTCACTATGGAGGAAATGAGCGCTCTCGGCCAGAAGTGGAGAGAAGATGTGACGATTTCCAGCATGTGCACGGTGTTTGCGGAATCAGAGGTCGTTTCCCTGATCGCCCGGAATACGCCGTCCCCGGATATTATCCATGGCCTGAACAAGGCTGTGGCTGCTAAAACAGCAGCTCTGATTAAAAGGGTCGGCGGCGAAGAGGTATATATGATGACCGGCGGAGTGGCCAGGAATGAGGGAATTGTCCGGGTACTCGAAGAGAAGCTGGGAACCAGAATCTACGTATCAGAATATGCCCAGCTCTGCGGAGCCATCGGCGCGGCTTTAATTGCAATGGAATAG
- a CDS encoding RrF2 family transcriptional regulator, with translation MKLSTKGRYGLRALIDLAVHEKEDTVSIQSISERQGISESYLEQLVRLLKKAGLVVSVRGAGGGYRLAKPADTISVGDILRALEGDLKAVACSAYQEEQGCEGADCCVTKFVWKKINDAITHTVDSIMLGELVGESRRLLEKNGGEPVQRCKN, from the coding sequence ATGAAGCTGTCTACAAAGGGAAGGTATGGGCTTCGGGCGTTGATTGACCTGGCTGTGCATGAAAAAGAGGACACAGTTTCCATCCAGAGCATATCGGAACGCCAGGGCATCTCAGAGAGCTATCTGGAGCAGCTGGTGAGGCTTCTGAAGAAGGCTGGACTGGTTGTCAGCGTGCGGGGAGCCGGAGGAGGCTACCGCCTGGCTAAGCCGGCGGATACCATATCGGTAGGAGATATTCTGCGCGCTCTCGAAGGCGATCTGAAAGCGGTTGCATGTTCGGCTTACCAGGAAGAGCAGGGCTGCGAAGGAGCAGACTGCTGTGTGACCAAGTTTGTCTGGAAGAAAATCAATGATGCGATCACCCACACGGTGGATTCCATCATGCTGGGTGAATTGGTCGGAGAAAGCAGGAGGCTTTTGGAAAAGAATGGCGGGGAGCCAGTCCAGAGATGTAAGAATTAA
- the mnmA gene encoding tRNA 2-thiouridine(34) synthase MnmA: MARETVVVGMSGGVDSSVAAWLLQKQGYRVIGVTMQIWQEEDEFTQEAEGGCCGLSAVEDARRVAQVLQIPYYVMNFKREFKERVIDYFTEEYLHGRTPNPCIACNRYVKWEALLQRSIEIGADYIATGHYARIERLSNGRYAIRNSVTAEKDQTYALYSLTQEQLARTLMPVGDYTKPQIREMAEKAGLPVADKHDSQEICFVPDKDYAAFIEKNAGRKMPEGNFVNSEGEILGRHRGITHYTVGQRRGLGLPMGRRVFVREIRPETNEVVIGEGDEVFSGTLKANHISFMAVPEMDIGEEGHFVTKIRYGHRGAGCRVKRTGPDEIQCTFDEPVRAVTPGQAVVFYKDGCVAGGGTIL; the protein is encoded by the coding sequence ATGGCACGGGAAACAGTGGTCGTTGGAATGTCAGGGGGCGTGGATTCCTCGGTGGCCGCCTGGCTGCTTCAGAAGCAGGGATACCGGGTGATCGGGGTGACCATGCAGATCTGGCAGGAGGAGGATGAATTTACTCAGGAGGCTGAGGGCGGGTGCTGCGGACTGTCTGCGGTGGAAGACGCCAGGCGAGTGGCGCAGGTTCTGCAGATCCCATATTATGTGATGAATTTCAAGCGTGAGTTCAAAGAAAGAGTGATTGACTATTTCACAGAGGAATATCTTCATGGGAGGACGCCGAATCCATGCATTGCCTGTAACCGCTACGTGAAATGGGAGGCTTTGCTGCAGAGAAGCATTGAGATCGGCGCCGATTATATCGCGACCGGACACTACGCGCGGATTGAGCGGCTGTCCAACGGCCGCTATGCCATACGCAATTCGGTGACGGCTGAAAAGGACCAGACGTATGCGCTGTACAGCCTGACTCAGGAGCAGCTGGCCCGCACGCTGATGCCGGTAGGGGATTACACAAAACCCCAGATCCGGGAGATGGCGGAGAAGGCCGGACTTCCGGTAGCGGACAAGCATGACAGCCAGGAGATCTGTTTTGTGCCGGATAAAGATTATGCAGCATTCATAGAGAAAAATGCCGGCAGGAAGATGCCGGAAGGGAATTTTGTCAACAGTGAAGGCGAGATTCTCGGGCGCCACAGGGGGATTACCCATTATACGGTGGGACAGCGCAGAGGTCTGGGGCTGCCCATGGGCCGCCGGGTGTTTGTGCGGGAAATCCGTCCGGAGACAAACGAGGTAGTCATCGGTGAAGGGGATGAAGTCTTTTCCGGGACGCTGAAGGCGAATCATATCTCCTTTATGGCAGTCCCCGAAATGGATATCGGTGAAGAGGGCCACTTTGTGACGAAGATCCGCTATGGACACAGAGGCGCCGGATGCCGGGTGAAAAGGACAGGACCTGATGAAATTCAATGCACATTTGACGAGCCGGTCAGAGCGGTGACGCCCGGACAGGCAGTCGTATTTTATAAGGACGGCTGCGTGGCCGGAGGAGGTACAATTTTATGA
- a CDS encoding putative polysaccharide biosynthesis protein — translation MSNTKKGFLRGALILTAAGFLSRIIGFFYRIFLSRTIGAEQIGIYQLASPLYTLCLALCAVGIHSVLSRSISAKFAKGDKKAAFDTLITGLIISLTLSIAAAFLLHRFSGFLGAAILHETRCVPLLKLLSFSLPFSCIHSCISAYYYARKKTGIPSLSQLLEQVVRVGVSFLFYSISLQQGTQPGALLAVSGVLAGELASCLFSLIAINLEFGKYHYAVHTLEKPMTYTREILLLSLPLTLNHVLVTVLHSTETILIPGKLEASGLTASAALSLYGVLTGMALPMIMFPSAITNSIAVMLLPSVAEDQAIGNWKSISRTIESTIHYCLILGIFSIGVFFCFGDPIGTLLFDSTDTGVFLKILAFICPFLYLNTTLSSILNGLGKTNLSFIENVIGLGIRILFVMILIPQYGILGYLWGLLISELSITCLNLLFLYHLTPFHFDAVCYIIKPARALLVSLGCSLLAENLLSRLSIGVPLLQLFLSLLIMGVIYLLFFPEEWKKYTKKK, via the coding sequence ATGTCCAACACGAAAAAAGGGTTTTTGAGGGGTGCACTGATTCTGACAGCCGCAGGCTTTCTGAGCCGGATTATAGGCTTTTTTTATAGAATATTCCTTTCGAGAACAATTGGTGCGGAACAGATTGGAATTTATCAGCTGGCCTCTCCGCTGTACACGCTGTGCCTGGCCCTCTGTGCCGTCGGCATCCATTCGGTGCTTTCCCGTTCCATCTCAGCAAAATTCGCAAAAGGAGATAAAAAAGCCGCCTTTGACACTCTGATCACCGGCCTGATAATCTCTCTGACCCTCTCCATCGCAGCCGCTTTCCTACTCCATCGGTTCTCCGGATTTCTGGGCGCCGCCATCCTCCACGAAACACGGTGTGTACCTCTGCTGAAGCTGCTATCCTTTTCGCTGCCATTTTCCTGTATTCATTCCTGCATCAGTGCTTATTATTATGCGCGGAAAAAGACGGGAATCCCTTCCCTCTCACAGCTTCTGGAGCAGGTAGTCCGGGTGGGGGTCTCGTTCCTCTTTTACTCCATCAGCCTGCAGCAGGGTACGCAGCCTGGCGCTCTGCTGGCGGTCTCCGGCGTGCTGGCCGGCGAGCTGGCCTCCTGCCTGTTCTCACTGATCGCCATTAACCTGGAATTCGGCAAATACCACTATGCCGTACATACCCTGGAAAAGCCCATGACCTACACGCGGGAGATTCTCCTGCTCTCTCTGCCGCTGACCTTGAACCATGTGTTGGTCACAGTCCTTCACAGCACTGAAACAATCCTGATTCCCGGCAAGCTGGAAGCTTCCGGCCTGACCGCCTCAGCCGCCCTGAGCCTGTACGGGGTTCTGACCGGAATGGCGCTGCCCATGATAATGTTCCCATCTGCCATCACGAATTCCATCGCCGTCATGCTCCTGCCCAGCGTCGCGGAAGACCAGGCGATAGGAAACTGGAAAAGTATCAGCCGGACCATCGAATCTACCATTCACTACTGTCTGATACTGGGCATATTTTCCATCGGCGTATTTTTCTGCTTCGGGGACCCCATCGGAACACTGCTGTTTGACAGCACCGATACCGGAGTTTTTCTGAAAATACTCGCTTTTATATGCCCGTTCCTTTACCTGAACACAACCTTGTCCAGCATCCTGAACGGTCTGGGCAAAACTAATTTAAGTTTCATTGAAAATGTTATCGGTCTGGGAATCCGAATCCTCTTCGTGATGATCCTCATCCCGCAGTATGGCATACTGGGCTATCTCTGGGGCCTGCTGATCAGCGAACTATCCATCACCTGCCTGAACCTGCTGTTCCTGTATCACCTGACGCCTTTCCATTTCGATGCTGTCTGCTACATCATAAAACCCGCGCGCGCCCTGCTGGTCAGCCTGGGCTGCAGCCTGCTGGCTGAAAACCTTCTGTCACGTCTGTCCATCGGGGTACCGCTGCTGCAGCTCTTCCTGTCGCTGCTTATCATGGGAGTGATCTATCTTCTTTTCTTTCCCGAAGAATGGAAAAAATATACGAAAAAGAAGTGA
- a CDS encoding 3-deoxy-7-phosphoheptulonate synthase, whose protein sequence is MSFQIMKELPTPEEIQEQYPLSASALRIKADRDDAIRKVFTGESDKFLVIIGPCSADNEDSVCDYVNRLARIQDKVADKLLLIPRIYTNKPRTTGEGYKGIVHQPDPEKKPDLLAGLVAMRRMHIRALEESGLTAADEMLYPANWSYVSDFLSYVAIGARSVEDQQHRLTVSGIDIPVGMKNPTSGDLSVMINSVIAAQSGHTFIYRSAETHTFGNPLAHTILRGATNKHGNAIPNYHFEDLELLLDKYAQTSLKNPATIVDTNHSNSNKKYNQQPRIAREVLHSRRYDSRIASLVKGLMIESYIEPGCQKIGCGTHVYGKSITDPCLGWDESERLIYEIAELC, encoded by the coding sequence ATGAGCTTTCAGATTATGAAAGAGCTGCCCACGCCGGAAGAGATCCAGGAGCAATACCCTCTTTCCGCTTCGGCGCTCAGGATAAAAGCTGACCGTGACGATGCAATACGTAAAGTGTTCACCGGGGAATCGGATAAATTCCTGGTAATCATCGGGCCCTGTTCAGCTGATAATGAAGATTCTGTCTGTGATTACGTGAACAGACTCGCCAGGATACAGGATAAGGTGGCTGATAAGCTGCTTCTGATCCCCAGGATCTACACCAACAAGCCGCGGACCACCGGAGAGGGTTATAAGGGCATTGTCCATCAGCCCGATCCGGAGAAGAAGCCGGATCTGCTGGCCGGCCTGGTCGCCATGCGCAGAATGCACATCCGTGCGCTGGAAGAATCCGGCCTTACCGCCGCAGACGAAATGCTGTATCCGGCCAACTGGAGTTATGTGTCCGATTTCCTGTCCTATGTGGCCATCGGAGCCCGTTCGGTGGAAGACCAGCAGCACAGGCTGACAGTTTCCGGCATTGATATTCCGGTAGGCATGAAGAATCCTACCAGCGGAGACCTGTCTGTCATGATTAATTCAGTGATCGCCGCCCAGAGCGGACATACATTTATCTACAGAAGCGCGGAGACGCATACCTTCGGAAATCCTCTGGCCCACACGATCCTGCGCGGTGCCACCAACAAGCACGGGAACGCTATTCCCAATTACCATTTTGAGGATCTGGAGCTGCTGCTGGATAAGTATGCGCAGACCTCGCTGAAGAACCCTGCAACCATCGTAGATACGAACCATTCCAATTCTAATAAGAAGTATAACCAGCAGCCGCGGATCGCCCGTGAAGTTCTTCACAGCCGCAGGTATGATTCGCGCATCGCATCTCTGGTCAAAGGGCTGATGATCGAAAGCTATATAGAACCGGGCTGCCAGAAGATTGGCTGCGGAACGCATGTCTATGGTAAATCCATCACAGATCCGTGTCTCGGATGGGACGAGTCTGAACGGCTGATCTATGAAATCGCAGAGCTCTGCTGA
- a CDS encoding kinase to dihydroxyacetone kinase: MLEYKYDTQLLIEGQDLDEDVINEYFTRNFKGDCLLAVGDEELIKIHFHTNEPWKVLEYCASLGEIYDIVVEDMDRQTRGLKG, encoded by the coding sequence ATGCTAGAATATAAGTATGACACCCAGCTGTTGATCGAAGGACAGGATCTGGACGAGGATGTAATTAATGAATATTTCACACGGAACTTTAAGGGCGACTGCCTCCTGGCAGTGGGGGATGAGGAGCTGATTAAGATTCATTTTCACACAAACGAACCCTGGAAGGTACTGGAATACTGCGCTTCGCTGGGAGAAATTTACGACATCGTCGTAGAAGATATGGACAGACAGACAAGAGGCTTAAAAGGATAA
- the nifU gene encoding Fe-S cluster assembly scaffold protein NifU — MYSEKVMDHFQNPRNVGEIDNASGVGTVGNAKCGDIMRMYLDIDDNGIIRDCKFKTFGCGAAVATSSMATELVKGKTIQEALEVTNKAVMEALDGLPPVKVHCSLLAEEAIHAALWDYAEKHHIKIEGLQKPKSDISEGEEEEEY, encoded by the coding sequence ATGTACAGCGAAAAAGTGATGGACCATTTTCAGAATCCCAGGAATGTGGGCGAGATCGATAATGCCAGCGGTGTTGGAACTGTGGGCAATGCAAAATGCGGAGATATCATGAGAATGTACCTGGATATCGATGATAACGGCATTATACGGGACTGCAAGTTCAAGACCTTCGGATGCGGCGCCGCGGTGGCTACCAGCAGCATGGCTACAGAACTGGTCAAGGGAAAGACAATCCAGGAAGCTCTGGAAGTGACCAACAAAGCAGTGATGGAAGCTCTGGACGGACTGCCGCCGGTGAAGGTGCACTGTTCTCTGCTGGCAGAAGAGGCGATTCATGCGGCTCTCTGGGATTATGCCGAAAAGCATCATATTAAAATAGAAGGGCTGCAGAAGCCTAAGTCGGACATCAGCGAGGGAGAAGAAGAGGAAGAATATTAA
- the nifS gene encoding cysteine desulfurase NifS, translating to MKPMIYLDNAATTKTAPEVVDAMLPYFSELYGNPSSIYTIAGKSKEAITASRETIAGVLGAKPEEIYFTAGGSEADNWALKAAFEAYKGKGNHIITTKIEHHAILHTCEYLEKERGARITYLDVDEDGVVKLDQLENAITPETILISVMFANNEIGTIQPIKEIGMIAREHGILFHTDAVQAFGQVPIPVDEYDIDMLSSSGHKINGPKGIGFLYIRKGVKIRSFVHGGAQERKRRAGTENVPGIVGYGVAARRAAETMRERTQKEIQLRDYMIQRINAEVPNCKLNGHPSRRLPNNVNFSFEFVEGESLLIMLDMEGICASSGSACTSGSLDPSHVLLAIGLPHEIAHGSLRLTLSDETTKEDIDFTVDKIKEIVKKLRAMSPLYEDFVAGKTKSMIQ from the coding sequence ATAAAACCTATGATTTATTTAGATAATGCGGCTACAACAAAGACCGCTCCGGAAGTGGTAGATGCAATGCTTCCTTATTTTTCAGAGCTGTATGGCAATCCGTCCAGCATCTATACGATTGCCGGCAAAAGTAAGGAAGCCATAACAGCCAGCAGGGAGACAATTGCCGGAGTGCTGGGTGCGAAACCGGAAGAGATCTATTTCACAGCAGGCGGAAGTGAAGCGGATAACTGGGCGCTGAAGGCAGCCTTTGAGGCATATAAGGGCAAGGGCAACCACATCATTACTACGAAGATTGAGCACCACGCGATCCTTCATACCTGCGAATATCTGGAGAAGGAGAGGGGCGCACGGATCACTTATCTGGACGTTGATGAGGACGGGGTAGTGAAGCTGGATCAGCTTGAGAATGCCATTACGCCGGAGACTATCCTCATATCTGTGATGTTTGCCAACAATGAAATTGGCACGATCCAGCCCATCAAAGAGATCGGCATGATTGCCAGGGAGCATGGAATTCTGTTCCATACGGATGCGGTTCAGGCTTTTGGCCAGGTACCGATTCCGGTGGATGAATACGATATCGACATGCTCAGCTCCAGCGGGCATAAGATCAACGGCCCGAAGGGAATTGGCTTTCTGTATATCCGGAAAGGGGTGAAGATCCGGTCCTTCGTCCATGGGGGCGCCCAGGAGAGAAAGCGGCGGGCCGGCACCGAGAATGTTCCGGGAATCGTGGGCTACGGTGTGGCTGCCAGACGCGCGGCGGAGACCATGAGAGAACGGACACAGAAGGAGATCCAGCTCAGGGATTATATGATCCAGAGAATCAATGCCGAAGTCCCCAACTGCAAATTAAATGGACATCCGTCCAGGCGTCTGCCGAACAACGTGAATTTCAGCTTTGAATTTGTCGAGGGAGAATCCCTTCTGATCATGCTGGATATGGAAGGCATCTGTGCATCCAGTGGGTCGGCCTGTACTTCAGGATCTCTGGACCCGTCCCATGTGCTGCTGGCCATCGGCCTGCCTCATGAAATCGCCCATGGTTCTCTGCGGTTGACGCTCTCGGATGAAACTACGAAGGAAGATATCGATTTTACCGTTGATAAGATTAAGGAAATTGTGAAGAAGCTTCGCGCCATGTCACCGTTGTATGAAGATTTTGTGGCGGGAAAGACGAAATCCATGATACAGTGA
- a CDS encoding stage II sporulation protein M: MGKFRKSEQLAYWRFFLLLFLAGFVLGIIFVNLVWRYRTQDIDTLSLFSTGEGVSVQVHTSGYLWYLVQKRMGMLGVYHLVGVTVLGTVLVIAGLLWMGFLSGALAAIAILQLGLKGFAVLVAACVPQIFLYLPAGLFYLTSVYQMSEKSRGADGLNRKLYKGYLLNCLAPLAVIFCGILLECYVNPYILNLVF, encoded by the coding sequence ATGGGAAAATTCAGAAAGTCTGAGCAACTGGCATACTGGCGTTTCTTCCTGCTTCTCTTCCTGGCGGGATTTGTACTTGGAATCATATTTGTCAATCTGGTCTGGCGTTACAGGACCCAGGATATTGATACGCTCAGCCTGTTCAGCACAGGGGAAGGGGTCAGCGTACAGGTGCATACGAGCGGTTATCTGTGGTACCTCGTGCAGAAGCGGATGGGTATGCTGGGTGTTTATCATCTCGTCGGAGTTACTGTGCTGGGAACTGTCCTGGTTATCGCGGGTCTTCTCTGGATGGGGTTTCTTAGCGGCGCGCTGGCGGCAATTGCCATCCTTCAGCTCGGGCTGAAGGGGTTCGCGGTTCTTGTGGCTGCGTGTGTGCCTCAGATTTTTCTATATTTGCCGGCAGGGCTGTTTTATCTGACCAGCGTATACCAGATGTCTGAGAAAAGCCGGGGGGCAGACGGTCTGAACCGGAAATTATATAAGGGGTATCTTCTGAATTGTCTGGCGCCGCTGGCTGTGATATTCTGCGGCATTCTGCTGGAATGTTATGTGAACCCCTACATATTAAATCTGGTATTTTAA